CGTGAAGGGCGTGTTGATGGCGTTACACCGGCATCGGCCAGATGCCGGTGTAACGCCTTGTGAGCCGCGCAGTTAAGCGCTTTTTGCGCAGGTGTAACCCGGCTGATACAAGTTGCGGGTGTGGTTGACACTCTTCGTGGGCCGCACGGATTCGAAGCTGGCCGCGCCGATGCCGTGCAATCGCCTGGCGCAGGGCTTACGATGCGTGGTGCGGCGCACCAGGCTTGCGGCGTTCCCCCAAACCCCATTCCAACCCTGCCATGGTGCCGTCCCGCCGACGACGCCCGGAGTACGACATGCATTCGCAAGACCCTTCCGCCCAGTCCCTGATCGATCTCGGCAAGCGCTACTGGCTGCCGGTGTATCGACCGCGCGATGTGGTGCTGGATCACGGCAAGGGCTCGCGCGTGTGGGACACCCAGGGGCGCGACTACATCGATTTCGGCGCCGGCATCGCGGTGAACGCCTTGGGCCATCAGGATCCCGATCTGCTGGAAGCGCTCACCACCCAGGCGCACAAGCTTTGGCACACCAGCAATGTGTTCTACAGCGAGCCGCCGCTGCACCTGGCCGAAGAGCTGGTGGCCGCGTCGGGCTTTGCCGAGCGCGTCTTCCTGTGCAACTCCGGCACCGAAGCGAACGAAGCGGCGATCAAGCTCGTGCGCAAATGGGCCTCGTCGCAGGGCCGCGAGGCCGACAAGCGCGTCATCGTCACCTTCCGCGGCTCGTTCCATGGCCGCACCCTCGCTGCCGTCACCGCCACCGCGCAGCCGAAGTACCAGGAAGGCTACGAGCCGCTACCAGGCGGCTTCCGCTATCTGGACTTCAATGATGTGGGCGCGCTTGAAGCTGCCTTCGCCCACGGTGACGTGGCGGCCGTGATGCTGGAGCCGGTGCAGGGTGAGGGCGGCGTGCTGCCTGCCGCGCCAGGCTTCATCAAGCGTGTGCGCGAGCTGTGCGACAAGCACGGCGCGCTCTTGGTCCTGGACGAAATTCAGTGCGGCATGGGCCGTACCGGTTCGCTGTTCGCCTACGTGCAGGATCAGGCGACCCCGGACATCGTGACCCTGGCCAAGGCGCTCGGTTGCGGCTTCCCGATCGGCGCCATGCTGGTGGGCCCCAAGGTGGCCGAGACCATGCAGTTCGGCGCACACGGCACCACCTTTGGCGGCAATCCGCTGGCAGCGGCGGTGGCGCGGGTCGCGCTGCGTAAGCTGTCATCGGAGGAAGTTCTGGGCAATGTGCAGCACCAATCGCAGGCGCTGCGCGATGGCCTGGCGCGCATCAACGCATCGGTGGATCTATTCGACGAAGTGCGCGGCCGTGGCCTGATGCTCGGCGCGGTGCTGAAGGATGCGCATAAGGGCAAGGCAGGTTCGGTGCTCGATCACGCTGCGGCGCATGGTCTGCTGCTGCTGCAGGCCGGGCCGGACGTGCTGCGCTTCGTGCCGGCACTCAATATCGGCGACGCCGATATCGCTGAAGGTTTGCAACGCCTGGAAGCCGCGCTGCGTTCCTATCTGGAGACCTGAGCGCGGCGCTACTGCGGTGTGCGCGTCAGCTCAGTCCCGCAGCGGCGGCAGTAGCGCGCATCGGCGTTGTGATCGTCGAGCTGGCAGCCCGGGCATACCGTGCGCTGGCGCGCATCACGGATGCCGGCGGCCAGTTCCGCCGCAAAGATGCCGGTGGGAACCGCGATGATGCTGTAGCCCACCAGCATGATCAGCGAGGTGAGTACCTGGCCCAGCACGGTGTGCGGCGTGATGTCGCCGTAGCCCACCGTCGTCAGGGTCACGATGGCCCAGTACATCGCGCGCGGAATGCTGGTGAAGCCGTGCTGTGGCCCTTCGACCAGATACATCAGCGCACCGAAGATCAACACCAGGGTCAGGATGGTGCTGACGAAGATCAGGATCTTGTGGCGTGCACGCTCCAGCGCGCTCCACAGCAGATCCGCCTCGCCCACGTAACGCGCCATCTTCAGAATGCGGAAGATGCGCAGGATGCGCACAGCGCGGATCACCAGCAGGTATTGGCTGCCGGTGACGACCAGGCTGAGATAGGTCGGCAGCACGGCCAGCAGGTCGATGATGCCGTAGAAGCTCAACGCGTAGCGGCGCGGCTTTGCCACCACGGCCAGGCGCATCACGTATTCCACGGTGAAGGCGATCGTGAAGATCCATTCCAGCACATAGAACGCCGTCTCGAACCGCTCGGACAGGTCGACCACGGTGTCGAGCATGGTGACCAGAATGCTCGACAGGATGGCCACGATCAGCACGAGGTCGAACAGGCGTCCCGGCGCGTCGTCGTGAGCGAAGATGATGTGAAACCAGCGGGCACGCCAGCCACTCTGGGTCGCGGGAGCGACGGAAGACTCACTCTGAAGCGGCTTCGGCTGGCCCATGCCTGCGGCATCCCTTACGCGCGTTGGAACGCAGCATAACGCCGGCCTGCTCCTTTCGGCGTGACTTGGGAACGCTAGCCGGGATCCGCTCGTGCACCTACGCTACGCTGCACGCCATGCGCATCGGCTGGCGTGCAGCGTATTCCGTGTGCTTTACCCGGCGCGGGCGGAGCGCATGGCGGCCCGTGCCGCTTCCAGCGTATCGGCGATGTCCTGCTCGGTATGCGCGCTGGAAACAAAGCCGGCTTCGAACGCCGAGGGCGCCAGGTACACGCCGCGTTCCAGCATGCCGTGGAAGAAGCGGTTGAACAGCGCCGTATCCGCGGCAGTGGCCTGGGCGTAGGTGTCGACCTTCTCGCCGGTGAAAAACAGACCGAACATGCCACCGACACGGTTCGTGCTGAAGGCCAGCCCTTCACCGTCCGCCACAGCCTGCAGTCCGTCGGTGAGCAGGCGGGTGCGGGCTGCGAGCTGCTCGTAAAAGCCCGGCGCCTGGATCAACTCCAGCATCGCCAGGCCAGCGGCCATGGCGACCGGGTTACCCGACAGCGTGCCCGCCTGATAGATCGGGCCGGCCGGCGCCACCTGCTGCATCAGTTCGCGGCGACCGCCATAGGCGCCCACCGGCATGCCGCCGCCAATGATCTTGCCGAACGTGGTGAGATCCGGTGTGACGCCGTAATACGCCTGCGCGCCACCCAGGGCGACACGGAAGCCGGTCATCACCTCGTCGAAAATCAACAACGCGCCATGCTTCGTGCACAGCTCGCGCAGGCCTTGCAGGTAGCCTTCCTTCGGCGGGATGCAGTTCATGTTGCCGGCCACCGGCTCGATGATCAGGCCGGCAATGTCGCTGCCGTACTCATCGAACAGCACGCGTGCGGCCTCCAGATCGTTATAGGCCAGAGTCAATGTGAGATCGGCATTCGCCTTGGGTACGCCGGGCGAGGTGGGTACGCCAAACGTCAGCGCGCCCGAGCCCGCCTTCACCAGGAAGCTGTCGCCATGGCCGTGGTAGCAGCCCTCGAACTTCACGATCTTGTTGCGCCCCGTGGCGCCACGGGCGACGCGGATGGCCGACATCGTCGCCTCGGTGCCCGAGTTGACCATGCGCACCATGTCGATCGAGGGCACCAGGCGCGTAATCGTCTCGGCCATGGTCACTTCGGCGGGGCAGGGCGTGCCATAGGACAGGCCGTTCTTCACCGCCCGCTCCACCGCCTCGCGCACATGCGGGTGGTTGTGACCCGCGATCATCGGGCCCCATGAGCCGACATAGTCGATATAGCGCTTGCCTTCCACATCCCACAGATAGGCACCGTCCGCGCGTGCAGTAAAGAACGGTTCGCCGCCCACCGACTTGAAAGCGCGCACCGGCGAGTTCACGCCGCCCGGCATCAAGTGCTGCGCGCGTTGGAAGAGTTCGTGGTTGGTGGTCATCGTGGACATCTCAATGCGAAGGGAAAAGTTGGGCAAAGCATTCGGCGGCGGCGCGCACGTCCGGAGCGCCGAACACGGCCGAAATCACGGCCAGATAGTCTGCGCCGGCTTCGATCAGGGATCCGCCATTGTCCGGGGTGATGCCGCCAATCGCCACCCGGGGCACGCCCAGCGCGGCGCTCTGTCGCAGCAGTTCAGGCGAGGCACGCCCTGCGTTCGGCTTGGTGGGCGAGGGGAAGAAGGCGCCAAAGGCGACATAGTCGGCGCCGGCAGCGGCCAGCGCACGGGCCCGCTCCAGCGAGTCGTAACAGGACACGCCAATGATGGCCTGCTGCCCCAATGCGTTCCGCGCGGCAGCGACGTCGCCATCGTCTTCGCCCAGGTGCACCCCGTCGGCGCCCGCGGCCCGGGCCAGCTCGATATCGTCGTTGACGATCATCGGAATACCTCGGTCGGCGCATAGCGCCTGGATAACGCGCGCTTCGGCCAGCCGGCGCGCGCTATCCGTCGTCTTGTCGCGGTACTGCACCAGCTGGGCACCGCCGGCGAGGGCTTGGGCCACTACCTCCAGCAGGTCGGGGCGGGGGCCGTCGGTGATCACATAGAGGCCGCGGCCCCGAAGTCGAGCATGCATCAGGTTCAATCCAGTACTAAAAGTAGCTGCCATACGCTTTCGCATCGGCAGGGGAGTTGCGAGAATGCGCCTCTT
This sequence is a window from Dyella humicola. Protein-coding genes within it:
- the thiE gene encoding thiamine phosphate synthase, with product MHARLRGRGLYVITDGPRPDLLEVVAQALAGGAQLVQYRDKTTDSARRLAEARVIQALCADRGIPMIVNDDIELARAAGADGVHLGEDDGDVAAARNALGQQAIIGVSCYDSLERARALAAAGADYVAFGAFFPSPTKPNAGRASPELLRQSAALGVPRVAIGGITPDNGGSLIEAGADYLAVISAVFGAPDVRAAAECFAQLFPSH
- a CDS encoding ion transporter, which encodes MGQPKPLQSESSVAPATQSGWRARWFHIIFAHDDAPGRLFDLVLIVAILSSILVTMLDTVVDLSERFETAFYVLEWIFTIAFTVEYVMRLAVVAKPRRYALSFYGIIDLLAVLPTYLSLVVTGSQYLLVIRAVRILRIFRILKMARYVGEADLLWSALERARHKILIFVSTILTLVLIFGALMYLVEGPQHGFTSIPRAMYWAIVTLTTVGYGDITPHTVLGQVLTSLIMLVGYSIIAVPTGIFAAELAAGIRDARQRTVCPGCQLDDHNADARYCRRCGTELTRTPQ
- the hemL gene encoding glutamate-1-semialdehyde 2,1-aminomutase → MTTNHELFQRAQHLMPGGVNSPVRAFKSVGGEPFFTARADGAYLWDVEGKRYIDYVGSWGPMIAGHNHPHVREAVERAVKNGLSYGTPCPAEVTMAETITRLVPSIDMVRMVNSGTEATMSAIRVARGATGRNKIVKFEGCYHGHGDSFLVKAGSGALTFGVPTSPGVPKANADLTLTLAYNDLEAARVLFDEYGSDIAGLIIEPVAGNMNCIPPKEGYLQGLRELCTKHGALLIFDEVMTGFRVALGGAQAYYGVTPDLTTFGKIIGGGMPVGAYGGRRELMQQVAPAGPIYQAGTLSGNPVAMAAGLAMLELIQAPGFYEQLAARTRLLTDGLQAVADGEGLAFSTNRVGGMFGLFFTGEKVDTYAQATAADTALFNRFFHGMLERGVYLAPSAFEAGFVSSAHTEQDIADTLEAARAAMRSARAG
- a CDS encoding acetylornithine transaminase, producing the protein MHSQDPSAQSLIDLGKRYWLPVYRPRDVVLDHGKGSRVWDTQGRDYIDFGAGIAVNALGHQDPDLLEALTTQAHKLWHTSNVFYSEPPLHLAEELVAASGFAERVFLCNSGTEANEAAIKLVRKWASSQGREADKRVIVTFRGSFHGRTLAAVTATAQPKYQEGYEPLPGGFRYLDFNDVGALEAAFAHGDVAAVMLEPVQGEGGVLPAAPGFIKRVRELCDKHGALLVLDEIQCGMGRTGSLFAYVQDQATPDIVTLAKALGCGFPIGAMLVGPKVAETMQFGAHGTTFGGNPLAAAVARVALRKLSSEEVLGNVQHQSQALRDGLARINASVDLFDEVRGRGLMLGAVLKDAHKGKAGSVLDHAAAHGLLLLQAGPDVLRFVPALNIGDADIAEGLQRLEAALRSYLET